DNA sequence from the Falco peregrinus isolate bFalPer1 chromosome 1, bFalPer1.pri, whole genome shotgun sequence genome:
CGTATGGTTATGTTTCCCTTCTCCTATGGACTCATTCTCTCATTTAATGCTCATGCTCTAAAGGCAATAGCCCAAAAACCAAGCAACAGCAATGCTGCAAATTAGAGAAAGAGGACAGAGTGATTTCATCCTTCCTTGTCAGCCCTTACTCTGTCCTGTAGCAACAGCTAGGACTATTCTAGCAAATTTCTAGTCTGTGCTATCTCATTAAGATTTTTAGCCATCAATGTCAATTCAACCTAGTCTAAATGGCAGTCAGCCTTTCCAAGGCAATCTCCCACCATTTGCAACAGAAGTTGCAAGAAGTATCCTTGCAAGCAGTATCACTACCCTGCCTGCCATTTACCCTAAGCACTAGCCAAAGAACCCGCTCAACTCTGGCAACAGTCTACACTCCTACAATCCTGCATTCACAGTGTGTGTAAAATATCTGAATTCTATTTACATGATGTATCTCAACAGTGTTTTTCATAGGGTTTCATTACCTGACTTTGCGATAATTGCAACATCCTTTGGTCTTGCCTTGATTAATTCAGTCTTGCATTGTTGATACACACACAGAATGTTAATTAGCTTTGAGTCCCTGTTTTCAAGACACTTTATGATTTATTCCTGCTTTATTTATCAGACCTCATTTACTATCAAGGAGGCAGTTGCTTTAACCAATAAACCCAATAAAACAGCTCCATCACTGAAtcatttacattaaaattaaaaaaaaaacacaaccctttgatatttttttcatacagtctcTCATACCTGGGAGGAGATTCTACTAGATATCCACAAATTTAATGCACTGTCCTCTCTCAAATTCCTTCTTAGGACACTTTTTCTCTCATGCCTATCAAAACCAAATCTTGACAATGGTACATAACATGTGATTCAATCATACTTATCAACTTATTATCTCcttgtattttctcattttgctctTTCCATATCATGTCTAATAAATTACCTGGGAtctttttccattctgtgtttgtacagcatTTAGCGGGATCCTGATTCATAACCAGGTTTCATTAAAATCATAGTAATACTGACAAAGACAGTGAATCATCAGAACATAGTGCCCCTTCCACTATGCTTACACTAAGAGAAATTCAAGATAATGCTACTCGAGGTTTCTGATCACAGCAATCAGATACCCAGTGATCTGGGTTACACAAAAGCCAGTGATTTCTAGTCCTCCTTTATCCTTATtcaacttttcctttcttttcatccATACACATTCCTGTTTCATTACAtattcccctctcccctcaccAATCCAGTACATAAACTTTAGGGGCCCCCAAGCCAAAACACCATTTGGTAGCATATTCTGTGACATCATATAGCAAATGTTAGTTGTTGATTGGGtttgaggttttggggtttttgttgtttttttttttttcttgttcagatTAACCAAAGAGGGGAACCAATTTCTGTGCACAAGCGAGCCAGCTGTGTGACCATCGGCATCTGTGCTGCCAATCCCAGTTCACCAATGCCCAGTGCAATGCTAGTAGCATCCGAGGTGCCCATGTCCCCACAGGAAAGTATAGCAAGCTTCTGGAAACTCTCAGAGCAGCCATCCCACATGGAACAGCTCATACTTACCAGGTGAGTTAGCACCGAGAAGggttaaatatttctttgaagagTAAATAAGAAATATGCATGTATTTCCCATTTCCatacaatgttttctttcttttaagggTCAGTTTATAAACAGACCGCATATTTGCACTCTTTGTCCCAGAGCAAACACTGTAAAGTTAGGAGAAACACTTAAGTTCAAGTACACACCTTTAGGTCCCAATCCAGTCATCATTTCAGGCCAATGCTACCCACACATAGATAGATGATGACTGTGAATACTTAATACACCTTTTTCTAAATAGATCAGATGCTGAAAACTGGTAGGAAGATAGGAGTACAGAATTGTCAGGGAATAAGGCAGTGGAACAAAGGCATTGTACAGAAGTCTCCCTTCTGTGCACTGCTGCCCAGCATTTCTTCCACAATCAGCTAGAGGCACTCAGAAGAAAAGTGTCCAAATCCACTTAGTAGCTTCTTCCTATTCTAGTTTCTCACTTCTAGTCTTATTCTATCTTTAGGTCTGACAAGCATAATATCTTCTTTGAGAGGTATCTCCACTTGCACTTAATGATgagtttccctttttttatagGCTCTTGCCCTTGAAGTTTGTGGAACTCTCTGTCCACAGCACAGATAAACACCACCTCATGTTAAAATTAGTAAATGGCCGTTCCTATTATTTAGAGCTCTGTGCCCCACCAGACCAGCAACGACACCTATTCCACCTGTGGCTGCAGCTCATCTCTCTCCTGAAATCCCCAGGAAACACCGGCAATACCAAAGTCAGTGTAAAATGCAAGGAAAGTTGCGTGTTTCACAAGAAAGCTCCCAACGCAAACAACCCATCAGAAAATGTGAGTCTTTAGAAAACAGGTATCAAAAGTTCAAGCTGACCAATCAGAAAGTATCACTTGTTTCAATATTCTTCACTGTCTCTGTAGTCAAAGTTTTTGCGTGCTTTGAGGGAGCTACAGTTCTGTTTATCAAAATGGCTGTCTTGTAAACTCCCTACAGAATTTCAGGGCAATGGGAATGAGGATGCTAGGTGCATCATAGCCCTGATAAATTTTTGTGAATCAGTAAATAGCATACTACTTACTGTTTGGTGTTTAGTTTTCCCTCACAGTTGGTAGTATGTTCTTCAATGGGTCTTTCTGATGGAATTCCACAacccactgaaaaaaagcagagagggaaaaacATGGCACAGCTGACACCCAGGCAGGGACTGACAACTAACAAGCAAAGAGGGGAACATCATTTGACCCATTCAAAGGACAGAAAGTTCTTCAGGGAAATGCTACAGCAGGCAGCCAGACAGGCAGATGGCAGCTGCTCATGGTAGCTGAGAGAAACAAGGAGAACAGTGGGGCTCAGCGAAAATGCTTCAGGAGGTTCTAAAGAGAATATAACATACAGAAATTTCACTAAAGCACAGAAGAGGCTTGCTACCTTGGAGTAACACTTTGGAAGGAACTTGGATGGTTAATGATGCTGGTCAACATTATCTAAAGCTATTTCCCCTAAGTTCCAATTAAACAACATTTTGTCAGCCCAGGCATTGATGGATCTTTCATTCACATTCAAGCCAACTCAGCTCTCAGCCATGCAGAGGCACATCCacagggagaagaagaaaacacagtcaCATGGCCAGTGCTCAGTGCTCCATGTACTTCTCTCTGCACTCAGGAGCTCCCATCTTCTACCTGGCCATGGGTAGCAGAGAGAAGGAACAACTCTGCGTACAtataacagaaaaattacaaggaagctataaaaatataatcttgGAGAGAGGAGAGAACTGTGAGAGATTATTCTTTCAAGAAAAGGCACTGATGAGGTAAAGGGATGACTGAAGAAAATATAGGGGGAAAACTAGCATATTCAGATTAGATTTGCAGAAAGCATTGGACTTGGATTTGGCTGAAAAATCTGCACAGCTACATTCCACAACCATATTGGTTAAGTCAAGAATGCATAGATTTTGAGAAAGTAAACATAGGATTTATAAAATTTCTTAAttgatatttttctgttcaaCTATCCTTACATAGCCacctttcttctggtttttttgctttctctcttatCTGGTATCAAAGACTTGATCCTTGTACCAACTTCTAGACATAAGCTGGCCTGACATGAATGTACATGCTGCACATACAGCAGATGTTACTAGTGATTCAGTATACTAAAATACTGATCCAGACCTAGACtctctatttttctttgcagaataggcctcttagtttTCCAGTCACACGTTCATCCATGTTTCAATACCTTGAGATGTTGGCTGTAACTCACTATTGGCTTCTCTTTTCTATTGACAGTCTTAAAGTTTGaattttcctttgcattatTACACCCTCCCTGTTCTCTTCCTGTTTAGATAGAAAGCTCTCTGCCCATGAAAGACTTATAGGTATTCCTCCTTCAGCTACTTAAAAGCAGGAGGCTTAGAAAGATTTTAGTCAGGATTAATCTCAAAACCTGGACAGAAGGAAGATCTTATCTCAACTTCCAAATATGAGCAAAAAGAGGAGAATAACCTGGAGATAAAGGAGTCCTGGACATGAATCAGAAGCAGAGAACCTGGAGGCAAAGCTACAAACAGCTCTCAGAGGTTAAGATTTGGGACCTGTTATCCCTTGATGGACTGCATAGTCACCTCTAGCCAAAGCTGTAGGACAATAATCACCAACAAACTGATAATGTAGTCTCTCTTCTAGATAATACATCACATTTCCTATCAATGGTCTGGCTTTATAGCAGAATATTCAGTATATAGGGGACTACTATATAGGAAATTATCACTAAATTCAAGCTGTGCAGAGCACTTTGTCAGTTGCTACTGTATCTGTtaatcttcccttttttcttcaagagGGATGACCCACAAGATGTGCCTAACcccaaaacagagaaagaagttgTTACTAAACAAGCCTCCACCAACCAAGTTCCCATCTCAGGTACAGTGGGTCCCACAGAAGAGagtggaaggaaaggaggagtcTTCCACAGCTCCCTGAAACCAACCAGGCAAGAAACCACCATGCAGTCAAAGAATATAGATCCTCTGGATAcaaagaagagcaaaagcaaagcaaagaggaaaactaGGTAGGCatgtttggaaaacaaatttaatatACTtagtttctgctgctgtaaaatGTGTCATGGTTTTGTCCTCAGAAAATCTATTATTGCAACACCTTTTCAGGGTTACTGTGGTTTTCCTAATGCTTTAATGTATTAGGAAACTGAAGAATACAGGGTGGGATTTCCAAGTATCGACACTTTGGTTTCTCAGATGTTCAGGGGCTTTTGAAAGATCattccccctgcccaccctcccaTCTCCTAGGTTCACAAAGATGGGCAATCAAGCAAAAGTGCATGAATGTTCAGTGACTTAAATGCTAGTGGTCTCCATGAATGCTGAAGTATCTGCATACAGGCAGCTTTGATTTAGACAACCAGTGTATGAGAGAATCATATAGCATGGGGCAgattcagtgtttcttttctgcccAAAATCAGCAACATGTCCTGGCACCAgaaatctgtcttttctgtatcttcttCACTGCCATATCCATCCTGGCTTGTGCAGAAAAGGAGCAGATTTTTTGTCAGTGGTGTTGCGCAAACCGTGCAAGCAAAAGTTAGATGggcaaaggaaatgaaaactcTGTCACTTACATGAGCATCTGCATTACAACAGAGAACAAGACTTCAACACAATCATTTCTCAAGCTACATCTAGGCATTAAGTGATGTGTTCAGATGTGTCATGTATAAGCGCAGTTTGTAACATTCAAATCTCTGTGTGTTAGTGGGCCTGTGCTTCAAAACAAGGCTTACTACATCACTTAGCAATATATGTTTCTACTGCAGACAGAGATTAAAATAGCACCTATTTAATACTGAACCTGGTACATAATGATATTACTAGGGTAAGACTTCTTCCTGAGTTTTTTGGAAATAACATAATGTTTTCTTACTGAACTACTTTTTTCCTTAGGACAAAtacaacaaagcaaaagagTGGACAAAAATTAGAGTCTTCAGGTATGacagtttttttaatatttactcACTTCCACATTGCTATTAGTGCATATAGTGCCAAACTTCTAAATTACATTTCACTGGGGCTTAGTCCTACAATATTGTATTTCTTGTGATTTTATTGTGAAAACTGTAATAATAGAGAAGTAGTGAAGCAATCATAAATGTTTCATATATTTTCCTATTACACATACAACCATAATatcattcagaaagaaaagactgcCTTGACAAAACCATTTCAACTTGTTGCATTGAGGGAAGGGGACctgcttatttatttcagtCACTTCCCCTCTAGAGTTTTGTCCTTGTTTTCTATTCTATATAAACAATTACTTTTAGATATTAATTTTGTAGTAATATATTTGCAGCATATTTTCCCTAGGGAACTAAAATTAGCTGGTTGTATTGcccattgttttctttctgttacttTCTTAGTCCCTCTCtctgtgtctgtttctttttcccagtcactcacagcttttcagctttccCTCTGATCAGCTTTCCTGGTCATTTTCTCTAGCTCTAGTTtgttctttccctctctttccatgttctttcaactctgctctgtgtgtcttcctatttttaaataatacctTCCTCCAAAGACGCATTCTTCCTCCTGTGCAGTTGtgtcttctctcttttccttcattttctgtcaCACTTCTCCCAGTTTGCATTCTACCATCAATTCCCAAATTTGCCATATtgaggcaaaggcagcatgTGTTCTTCCTGGGTTTACTTAGACCTTCAGACTCTGTTGTATTCTCAGCTTGCTGATCAGCTTTCAGTAGAGAATAGAAATGATCTTCACGTATCCCCAGGCAGCTAGGAAGCATAACAATATCATGTGAACTGATACTAGCTATGCACAGGCTTTTCACACCTCTCACATGTTCTGTAAGGACTAAAGATTATTTCTGCTGTGAGATGAGTAGGTAAGACAGCTTGCAGGATTGACTGAAGGAGAACAGGACAGGAGAGACTGGGAAAAGGCCAGTTTGGAATACAGAGCACGAATTCTAGTAAACTCCCCACAAAGGCAAATCAATTCCCTCTGGTCaacctttcttcctttgtggTACTTGGTGTATATTTAtcttctctgtccttttctctcttttgatTGCttgtgcttctttttctttttcattctttacttTAGCGTGCTGTTTTCCTCATGCTCATGTTTCTTCTCAGGAAATAGAAGGAGTGGCAGTAAGTCAAGTAGGCTGCTTCAAGTAATATCCCGGGTGATTAgccagtaagaaaaaataaaacaaaatcaagcaaAGCATCCTGGACATACATCAGATGCAgatgaaacaaggaaaagatgtacacaaggaagaaaaaactccCCTGCAGACCTCAATTCCATTCACAACCTCTTACTATCTGTATTAGCCTGCAACTAGCAGCAAATAAATTTTGGTCCTTGGCAGTGGAATCTACATTTTTCAGTGAATTAGACCATTTTTTCAGGGAGAAGATTTGCAGTTTGcagcagaaggcaaagaaatagACACTTGAATTAACTTCATAATACTTGACTACGGCTTACACTTTTACATAGGGTCAGGAAAGCTTCTGGTGCAAGCAACTTTCAGAACATTGCAGGGGTACAAGTGACAGAGAACACCACCACGTAGTGGGTACAAAATCATACTaacacaggttttatttctgccaGTGAACTTCTAGATGAATGTGGGAAAAACACTTTCCCTACTTGTTCCTCGGCTTCTTAATTTGTAGAATGAGGATAGCCAGACCTCTTGAAAATCACCTTGCCACCTACTAATGAGAACTATTGTATAAGGACTTGGTATTGTTGCTACTGTTGTTATTATCTAGACACTATAAACATTGCTATCCTATTGGAATACTGAGCAGTATTTTTGACAGAACATACTCGCTGCACTACAAAGCATTTCACATTAAACAAACTAAACATCTGCTGCTCTCGCTTCCTGTCACAGGGAGATTTCTGTGTAGCTTACAGCATGTGCAGTATTTTACTGAAGTTTTGAAACTTCAGTTCTGCACAGGGATAGCTAAGCATGGGAGGTGCAAGACTAAGTATGCTTTCCTCCAAATGAGCACAGAGGACATACATAATTCACAGCTTCCAAGAAGACAAATGCCAATCTAAAGTTCCTTGAGAATATAAATTAACTCAATGCTCTTTGAGGGCAGCCCATGTATAATCAGATTCCAGTCTAGGATGCTATTAAGAAACAAGTGGTGATAAGTTCAAATTCTGGATATCACCCAAAATATGAACGAGTGAAATACCATTCGGTATAATTGGAAATCCCAATGTTAATTTCCATGGTGAAAAGAACTGATGAGATTCTGTTTATCAAAAGAGCAAAGTAGCAATTACTGACAAGGAAGAAACTTTTAGGCAATCCCTAAGAAAATGGTTGTACAGTATATTTTCTGCTCAAGAGACAGTAAGTACTTGAATGATACAAGATTTGTGAAGCGCTGTTGTCCATTACAAGAACAGATgtaaaaataccacaaaaataAGGATCAGTAACAGTATCTTCGTTATCATCTATACACAGACTGGCTGCAGATGCTTGCCACCAGTAACTTCACACCAAACATACACTAGAAGTGAagaagatgaaattaaaattgtagAACACTGGAAAATCAATGATACAGATTTTGAATATTCTTAAATAGAGTATACTGCATTCAAAAGCTGTTTGTATTCATCAGAAACAACCATGCTGCTAGCACAGAGGTAATAACTATGACTGATCTGATACCAAGATATGCTGCATATACTAGGTAACATAGAATggaatgtaataaataaaaaatttaattagGAATAAATAAGATCATAAGCTAAATACCATGTCCGGAGAAGCATTGCACTCTACCTATGATGATAAAAGAGAAATTTAGTTTGCATCCAAACAACCTGCCAATGCATAAGGCCATCAGAAATAAGTCCTAAGGAAGAAGTTAAAATCCATCAAAACAAAGGGATCAGATGTCCAAGCACATTTTGAGAAGAGTGGTTTTCAGATGAGAAACAATGTtaatgaaaaacactttttaattcTCAGAGCTGAATtgttaaataaatgtatatgtCCCAAGTACATGCATTTATCATAACAAAAGACAAGCTGATGAGCCAGGATGGAAGAATTAACAAAATACTTCCATAAAGACTTACTTATGCTGCAGTAAGGGGGAGAAAGGTGCCCCCTAAGCTCAGGACATTTGTTCTGGAGTCATTAATGTGGCTATGCAACACTAGAATAATTAAAAGTCTTGAGTGTGAACACATAGATAGAGTCCTTTATGTGCAGAAACCAGGATCAGTGTGCAAATATATGCTGCTGCCAATAATAGCTACTATTACATGAATAGTACCCTAACCTGTGGCCACATTGACAGACCTTGAAGAGACAGGGTGTGACAAAGGACTGCTGCACCATGCAAATGGAACTACTATTCAGCCTCAGTTTACTGGAATCCAACCTAAAATGCTCTCAGTAAACACTGCAAAGAATGAGCAACTTCAGAGTATTGTGTTTCCCAGACTACAACACTGGGAAGAAGGGTGAATTGCCTGCATTGcaaatgcagtaaaaaataCCTCTTAATTACTGTGCCTGGAGCAAAGAAAAGTAACTCAGCATGGATGCTTGCTGGGTTACATACCAAAACAGTCTTATACTGAGCTGATTCAGTAGACTGGTATGCAGTGTTGGCTCAATGAGCCAATACAGTCTATCAGctcctctgaaagaaaaattactgctGGAAGAAGGACAGTCACTGAAGATCCTGCAAGCAGTAGAGTTACCAAGCATGTGTTTGACTAcacttttcagaaatattgcAAAATAGAGCAGTATTCATGCAATATATCCCAAAACAGGTTTTGCAACTTTCTGTCAAGGTGCAGATTCATAAGAACAGTATAGAATTGGCACTGCAGTTTATAGGTTTAATCAAGGGTAATGAAGACCATTCATACAGCTCCACATAGCTATGTGGAAATGATTATTCTGTTAGTATCACACCTTTTTTATTCCTTGAAGATGATTGTGTAGCTGCTATGGCTTTCTTAGGAAAGGTAATTAAGTATACCAGCTTTGCTTAATGGCAACATATGACAAGTGTATTTTGGTGCTATCCTTTataattcattttcaaaaatcaaGCAGCTATGCCTCTGTTGCTCAAGAGGTGGTAATGGAAATCTGTTGGCATCTTATGTCTGTAAAGAAGACATTATGTTGGGATCAGCATGGACTTCTACAAAGGGACTGGATGCCGTACCTGAATTTCCTCTGTGCCATGGCACTCCGGATTTATGCATGTGACGAAATGACATATGAAGGATTTTTCTGAACTTGtttctgaaagatgaaaaaaaccaaagttgGTCTCttaatttcagaatatttcaaataaaacttaGGCAGTTATGGATTCAAATAACACATATTTTAAACTTTGCTTTAAATGCTGGGGAAAAACAGACATGCTGGCTGGCAGTTAACTGTCCCAGATGTTGTTTACGATTTCTTGAAAGCAAGATCAAAAACCAGGGCAATACTCAAACAAAAGTTCtaaaaagagtaattttgaAAGTGAATATGTCTCATGTCATATTCAGACATCCACGCTGTTAAAACTACAGTACAGAATGGCCACAAATTCTTATGTGTCAGTAATTAAAGTATAACAGGTCTGAACAAACTGAAAACCTACACCAAACAAAACTGATAAATAAAGCATAGCATGCAAGATTATTTCAGTGAAGATTAAAAAATGGGAACAAGAAGGAGAACTGTGATGTTGTTTATGTATGTCTTACAGTATCTTACAGCTGTCTTACTGTACATCTAGTttgctttcagaagaaagatttattgtATTTCAGGTTTATAGAACATGTGAACAATACACTGTAGTGTCATACTTTTGACTGATAAATACATAAAGCTTAAGCTTTACATTGCAGCATTATCAGATAGGAGGGACTTGTCATTAACATAATTAC
Encoded proteins:
- the GARIN2 gene encoding Golgi-associated RAB2 interactor protein 2; the protein is MNSKLDFKSISSSQASVMGDLQRLLRQGEYAPFTSVPIFESKFVQINQRGEPISVHKRASCVTIGICAANPSSPMPSAMLVASEVPMSPQESIASFWKLSEQPSHMEQLILTRLLPLKFVELSVHSTDKHHLMLKLVNGRSYYLELCAPPDQQRHLFHLWLQLISLLKSPGNTGNTKVSVKCKESCVFHKKAPNANNPSENRDDPQDVPNPKTEKEVVTKQASTNQVPISGTVGPTEESGRKGGVFHSSLKPTRQETTMQSKNIDPLDTKKSKSKAKRKTR